The following nucleotide sequence is from Tissierellales bacterium.
CTGTATCACCCATGAAAATCTTTGCCGGGTTAAAATTATGAGGTAAAAATCCAAACGCAGCACCTGACAATACTACTGCTAAAAACATTACAACATAATAAAGAGGATCTATGTCAACAAAATTAGATGCAACAAAAAACAGTGAAAGTGATGCAATCCCTCCAACTCCTGCTGCTAATCCATCTAATCCATCTATAAGATTCAGTGTATTCGTAATACCAACAACCCATATAACAGTAACTGGAATTGAAAAAATACCTAAACTAGTTACATTGTAACCTGATACAAATGGATTGCTGAAAAATTCTATCCTTATACCACCTGCAACCAATGCAAGCGCCGCAAGTATTTGAAATACTAACTTTACCTTTGCTGAAAGCGCCCTTGAATCATCAACCATTCCCATAACAGCTATGATAGTACCACCTGCAAATATTCCAAGCATACTTTTATCTAAGCTAAGTTCATTCATAAGCCCAAATATCAAAATTGTAGCAAATGTAGCTATATAAATAGCTAATCCACCAAGTCTTGGTATTGGTTTTTTGTGTACCCTTCTATCATCCTTTGGCACATCTATAGCCCCTATTTTGTACGCCACTTTCTTAGCAAAAGGCGTCAATACAAACGACAACACCGCTGCCGTTAAAAATGCACTCATATAAACACTCATCGTCTACACTCCCCATGTACAATTTTCATTTATCATTTTAATTGTACTTTAACCGAGAGCCCTAGTCAATCGCTGCGAGCTTTTGTAAGCATATTGTAACTTTTTAGAAATAATTCTCTTTTTTCTTCGGTTTATCAAAGTAATAACCTTGATAATACTTACATCCCTTCTCTCTCAAGTACTCAATTTGAGAAAGCGACTCTATTCCTTTAGCTATGACATCCACTCCCATTATATTAGATATAGTAAATATCATATCTATCATAGTCTCATTATCTTCATAAATCTCAATATCTCCCAATAGCCTCCTATCTGTTTTTAAATACTTAACTTTTGATTTTACAAGTTCTCTTATAGGTAATTCGCCTAATCCAAAATCATCTATAATCAAGTGTATTCCAACTTTTTCTAAATTTTCAAAGCAAGCGTCAATCTGAGAATAACTTATCACATAATCTTTTTCTTTAATTTCAAAATAAATATTCCCACCAAAATTCTTAATTTGATTTTCTGCCCACATTACGAATGATTCTGTCTCTAACTCTGCATCAGATATATTAAATGAAATATAGCAAGAATCACCATATTTAGACTTAAAATCTGACCAATCAACTCTAAGTTTTTCTACTGCCCAACGACCTACATCATTTATTCGTCCACTTTCTTCCAAATATGGTATAAACTCTTTAGCCTCTAAAAGCCCAAATTCTCTTGAATTCCATCTCAAAAGCGCCTCAAATCCCACTATATTTCCTGTTTCCTCTACTATAGATTGATATACTATCTCGAATTCATTATTTACCAAACTTTTTGCAAGAGCTTCGTTAAACGCTTCTCCCTTATCAAAATTATCCTTTTTTATATCACCATACCATTTCCACAGAGTCCCTCGCTCTCTCTTCGCCTGATACATAGCTATGTCTGCATGTTTTAAAATTCTAGCCCTATCTATTCCATCTTGAGGATACATTGCAATACCCATGCTAACCTCAAGCCTTATAGTTCTATCACTTAGAGTTATCAATCTATCTAACTCTAATCTAAGTCTATTTAGCTTTGATTCAACACTAGATCTATCCATATCGTCTACAAGCGCTACAAATTCATCTCCACCCATTCTCGCTACTATATCCGACTTAAATATCTCTTTAATAAGATTTGCAAAATAAATGAGAACTTGGTCCCCAAATTGATGACCCATAGTATCATTTATAATTTTAAAATTATCACAATCAAAAAACAAAATCCCCATAGTTCTATCAATTTTAAATC
It contains:
- a CDS encoding undecaprenyl/decaprenyl-phosphate alpha-N-acetylglucosaminyl 1-phosphate transferase, which translates into the protein MSVYMSAFLTAAVLSFVLTPFAKKVAYKIGAIDVPKDDRRVHKKPIPRLGGLAIYIATFATILIFGLMNELSLDKSMLGIFAGGTIIAVMGMVDDSRALSAKVKLVFQILAALALVAGGIRIEFFSNPFVSGYNVTSLGIFSIPVTVIWVVGITNTLNLIDGLDGLAAGVGGIASLSLFFVASNFVDIDPLYYVVMFLAVVLSGAAFGFLPHNFNPAKIFMGDTGSLFLGYMFAVLSIRGVMKGVTTLSFVLPIVILGLPIFDTAFAIVRRSLNGQPIMQADKGHVHHRFLRLGYSQKQTVLTMYSICVALGMIAFLLSNMTQVNYLKHLGYIAGIVCLLASQIMLSAGKKKKALKVEDDD